One window of the Colletotrichum destructivum chromosome 6, complete sequence genome contains the following:
- a CDS encoding Putative tetratricopeptide-like helical domain superfamily — MPQFGATFVPGGFDDYYMPEVVAPSPQRVTPQVPQNMQNDLQRMELEAREVDPNRTSSSITNRHGREPSLSSVLKPPVPGAPTLPPKGHADPPTGAPSSDSYTAFHENSASGNHHKMRPSAAPSFSPFPKVKGDNIPPTDEEKEEILWNAREHVLHSNNVSMQLSWARDTLAWAEIVMEARARDPDSGRQTPKVEHELRADAINIVNYLVGQEHPEALFMKAKWLEFGKFGCRPDKRDAYTKYQRAAELGYARAEYRLGMLFENSNDYNKAVEHYYLGVRLKDSAAMYRLGMMNLLGQHGHPKDYQRGLDLIREAADLSDEDAPQGSYVYGMLLAKDLPDIDVPEALLPADLTLAKMYIEKAAYLGFAKAQLKIGQAYELCQLGCDFNPAYSLHYYGLAAQQGQPEASLGVSRWFLFGYEGIFNKNEQLAFKYAQDAANAKLPTGEFAMGYYYEIGVYVPKDLRQARFWYEAAADHGNKDARGRLDALDHEKSLTKADHETTTLTRIKSQHGSQRGRRPDRFKAQPTTMATVSESAPVTPTDAHPGYPGGSARTSPHPSPRVHPSPGQDHVDYPDPARPNSMGNRPSAFTVNLDSNLAIRPKSAAPYPEDDRPAPLNLNRPKSTAPYPDDDLHGRGPGPQLSPHYNTGGRPPAGPHSDRPGSAFGIRTGPGGPPGPPGNVRASQSMGNMIPPAGSDPRARVPVGPPSGYRQPSPGPAARPSTTQPYPISGGLPPNPATNRLTKQNPYANPQPSPPFQQGNYGPGDYGQPAPLPSQPGGFGPRTSSIPPEQHGGYGRGGGAAPQRIDSMPLSPSGQSRPPQAGTGPAGAPRPFPNRPDLAEQPGRTGSAPPSSQPRPQQKPSPAPSAQTVPPPKKQAAGQGPSTFEEMGIPKGKDDSDCIVM; from the exons ATGCCACAATTCGGCGCAACGTTCGTTCCTGGAGGGTTCGACGACTATTACATGCCCGAGGTCGTTGCACCTTCGCCTCAGCG TGTGACGCCCCAAGTCCCCCAGAACATGCAAAACGACCTTCAGCGTATGGAACTTGAAGCCCGCGAAGTCGATCCGAACCGAACCTCGTCCAGCATCACCAaccgccacggccgagaGCCGTCGCTATCCTCGGTCCTCAAGCCCCCCGTCCCTGGCGCGCCGACTTTGCCACCGAAAGGACACGCTGACCCGCCAACCGGTGCACCCTCATCCGACTCCTACACAGCCTTCCACGAGAACAGCGCGAGCGGCAATCACCACAAGATGCGGCCCAGCGCGGCGCCCTCgttctctcccttccccaaAGTCAAGGGCGACAACATACCCCCGACcgacgaggaaaaggaggagatCCTGTGGAACGCCCGCGAACATGTCCTGCACTCTAACAACGTCTCCATGCAGCTGTCGTGGGCCCGCGACACCTTGGCCTGGGCCGAGATCGTCATGGAGGCAAGAGCCAGAGACCCTGACAGCGGCCGCCAGACACCAAAGGTCGAGCACGAGTtgcgcgccgacgccatcaacaTCGTCAACTACCTCGTGGGCCAAGAACATCCCGAGGCACTCTTTATGAAGGCAAAGTGGCTCGAGTTTGGCAAGTTTGGTTGCCGGCCAGACAAGCGAGATGCGTACACAAAGTACCAGCGCGCCGCTGAGCTCGGTTACGCGCGTGCTGAGTACCGCCTGGGCATGCTCTTTGAGAACTCGAACGATTACAACAAGGCTGTTGAGCATTACTACCTTGGCGTGCGACTCAAGGACTCGGCGGCTATGTACCGCCTGGGTATGATGAATCTCCTCGGTCAACACGGCCATCCGAAAGACTACCAGCGTGGTTTGGACCTTATCAGGGAAGCCGCAGACCTttcggacgaggacgcgccCCAGGGCTCCTATGTTTACGGAATGCTCCTTGCCAAGGACCTTCCCGACATTGACGTCCCCGAAGCACTACTGCCCGCCGACTTGACGCTGGCCAAGATGTACATTGAGAAGGCTGCCTACCTCGGATTTGCCAAGGCCCAGTTGAAGATTGGCCAGGCTTACGAGCTCTGCCAGCTTGGGTGCGACTTCAACCCTGCTTACTCGCTCCACTActacggcctcgccgcccagcaaGGCCAGCCCGAGGCATCGCTTGGTGTCAGTCGATGGTTTCTGTTCGGATACGAGGGTATTTTCAACAAGAACGAGCAGCTTGCGTTCAAGTACGCTCAGGATGCAGCCAACGCAAAGTTGCCAACGGGCGAGTTCGCCATGGGCTACTACTACGAGATTGGCGTATACGTACCTAAGGACTTGCGTCAAGCCCGGTTCTGGTACGAGGCTGCCGCTGACCACGGCAACAAGGATGCCAGAGGCCGACTTGATGCTTTGGATCACGAGAAGAGCCTAACCAAGGCCGACCACGAGACTACAACACTCACGAGAATCAAGTCGCAGCATGGGTCCCAGCGTGGCAGGCGACCCGACCGCTTCAAGGCGCAGCCAACCACTATGGCCACTGTTTCGGAGAGCGCGCCGGTCACTCCCACCGACGCACACCCCGGGTATCCGGGTGGTTCGGCCAGAACGTCACCTCACCCGTCTCCGAGAGTACACCCCTCACCCGGGCAAGACCACGTTGACTATCCCGACCCAGCCCGGCCCAATAGTATGGGCAACAGGCCATCCGCGTTCACTGTCAACCTTGATTCCAACTTGGCAATCCGCCCCAAGTCGGCCGCTCCTTACCCCGAAGACGACCGGCCCGCGCCGCTTAACCTCAACAGACCGAAGTCGACGGCCCCTTACCCTGATGACGACCTCCATGGTCGGGGCCCTGGACCTCAGTTGTCTCCCCACTACAACACTGGCGgccgccctcccgccggccCCCACTCGGATCGACCCGGAAGCGCTTTTGGGATCCGTACCGGGCCTGGCGGCCCTCCGGGGCCCCCAGGCAACGTTCGTGCTTCGCAGTCGATGGGCAACATGATTCCCCCCGCCGGCTCAGACCCGCGCGCTCGTGTGCCAGTCGGACCGCCTTCCGGATATcgccagcccagcccaggaCCCGCAGCCCGGCCGTCCACGACACAGCCATACCCCATATCAGGCGGCCTTCCCCCCAACCCTGCCACAAATAGGCTTACCAAGCAGAACCCGTACGCTAACCCTCAACCCTCACCGCCATTCCAGCAAGGGAACTACGGACCGGGCGATTACGGCCAGCCTGCACCGCTGCCGTCGCAGCCTGGAGGTTTTGGCCCGAGGACATCATCTATCCCGCCCGAGCAGCACGGAGGGTACGGCAGAGGCGGTGGAGCGGCACCTCAGCGCATCGACTCGATGCCGCTTAGCCCTTCTGGCCAGTCGCGTCCTCCCCAAGCTGGTACCGGGCCGGCTGGTGCGCCTAGGCCTTTTCCAAACCGGCCAGACCTTGCGGAGCAGCCTGGTCGCACAGGCAgtgcgccgccgtcatcgcaGCCGCGACCACAGCAGAAGCCTAGCCCTGCTCCCAGCGCCCAAACGGTGCCTCCTCCGAAGAAACAAGCGGCAGGCCAAGGACCTTCGACGTTCGAGGAGATGGGTATTCCCAAGGGCAAGGATGATTCGGACTGC ATCGTGATGTAA
- a CDS encoding Putative NAD-dependent epimerase/dehydratase, NAD(P)-binding domain superfamily gives MSDFPRESSPALPLGSRIVITGANGFIASHIADQLLARGYLVRGTVRDPSKTRWLADHFDKTYGAGSFTLHKIAEITQDGAFDDVVDGADGIIHTLAITSLSPDPTHSVPQNVSATLSVLRSAARSPTIRRFVYTSSSGAAAMPRPGVPYTVDPGTYNHQAVEIAYSRKGPGGMAGGYIAYSAAKTKAELELWRWYREEKPGFVLNSIVPNAALGKVLLPGHQGFPTVVGVLKNLWDGKLTPEFAAMFPAQWFCDVVDIARIHIAALLFPDVQSERLIAYADRFNINDLLAVFREVQPDRSFPDDLPDLASDKGIVANERATELMRRLQGGKGWTSLRDCIGPLAGQYTAAEAGSK, from the exons ATGTCCGACTTCCCCCGTGAATCGTCACCGGCCCTACCCCTCGGCTCCAGGATCGTCATcaccggcgccaacggcttcATCGCGAGCCACATCGCcgaccagctcctcgcccgcggcTACCTCGTCCGCGGCACCGTCCGCGACCCCAGCAAGACCCGCTGGCTCGCCGACCACTTCGACAAGACCTACGGCGCCGGGAGCTTCACCCTCCACAAGATCGCCGAGATCACTCAGGACGGCGCGtttgacgacgtcgtcgatg GTGCCGACGGTATAATCCACACCCTCGCCATCACTTCCCTCTCCCCGGACCCCACGCACTCCGTCCCCCAGAACGTGTCCGCGACCCTCTCCGTCCTCcgctccgccgcccgctCCCCCACCATCAGACGCTTCGTCTacacctcctcctccggcgccgccgccatgcccAGGCCCGGCGTGCCCTATACCGTCGACCCCGGCACATACAATCAccaggccgtcgagatcGCGTATTCCAGAAAGGGCCCCGGCGGCATGGCCGGCGGCTACATCGCCTACTCGGCCGCAAAGACCAAGGCTGAGTTGGAGCTCTGGAGGTGGTATcgcgaggagaagcccggGTTTGTGTTGAATTCAA TCGTCCCCAACGCCGCCTTAGGCAAGGTCCTCCTCCCAGGACACCAAGGCTTCccaaccgtcgtcggcgtcctgaAGAACCTCTGGGACGGGAAGTTGACGCCCGAGTTCGCCGCCATGTTTCCGGCTC AATGGTTctgcgacgtcgtcgacattGCCAGAATCCACATCGCAGCCCTCCTTTTCCCTGATGTCCAGTCCGAGCGTCTCATCGCCTACGCCGATCGTTTCAACATCAAcgaccttctcgccgtcttccgcgAGGTGCAGCCTGACCGGAGCTTCCCTGACGACCTGCCCGACCTCGCCTCAGACAAGGGCATTGTTGCCAACGAGAGGGCCACCGAGCTGATGAGGCGTCTGCAGGGCGGCAAGGGCTGGACAAGCCTGCGAGATTGCATCGGGCCACTGGCTGGGCAGTATACTGCCGCAGAAGCTGGCTCCAAGTAA
- a CDS encoding Putative major facilitator superfamily, MFS transporter superfamily: MSTPPDQARDSEKRQATQMTNTPVRSGSDLEKSGSPPSVFQPSSSSDDNRSRVAQDKDTDPDPDAGDGPDVNAADAATIAGQALSRTTSRSSITPAPPPDGGVTAWMASKVAATRTDETASLTFWTIVFSAHLVIMNTWGIVNSFGVFQSYYTTLLSRPPSDIAWIGSFEVFLLFFISTFSGRLTDAGYFRTLFAAGFLLVSLGMLATSFCTQYWQFFLAQGICLGIGNGCLFCPALSTASTYFDKRRGLALGFVSIGSSTGGLIYPTMVRQLLPSIGFGWTIRAIAFVQMGTLMIAFVFLRPRVKPRKAGSIVEWAAFKELEYTFYAIGSFLNYLGVFFAFYYLASYTRDIIGLSYNPSLNLLLVLNGVGVPGRILPGYIADRVGSINTLIPMSFISGLLMYCWVAVSSTSGLYTWTPFYGLAASAIQSLFPSALSQLTSDPRKQGTRMGMTFTIVSFAVLTGPPIAGAIISADGGRYVGAQVYAGTCLLAGMCFWIAARVVKTRKAGGGLWFKT; this comes from the exons ATGAGCACGCCTCCAGACCAGGCCCGAGATTCAGAGAAGAGGCAGGCCACGCAGATGACAAACACGCCAGTTCGGTCAGGCTCAGATCTGGAGAAGAGCGGGAGCCCCCCGTCCGTGTTccaaccgtcgtcgtcgtcggatgACAACCGATCCAGAGTGGCACAGGACAAGGACAcggacccggacccggaTGCCGGAGACGGGCCCGAtgtcaacgccgccgacgccgccactATCGCGGGCCAGGCTCTCAGCCgaacgacgtcgaggtcgagcattacgccagcgccgcctcccgACGGAGGCGTGACTGCCTGGATGGCTAGTAAGGTTGCCGCGACACGAACCGATGAAACTGCGAGTCTGACTTTCTGGACTATAGTTTTCAGCGCCCACCTGGTTATCATGAATACCTG GGGCATAGTTAACTCCTTCGGTGTCTTCCAATCCTACTACACGACCCTCCTTTCCCGCCCGCCATCCGACATCGCCTGGATCGGCTCCTTCGAggtcttcctcctcttcttcatcagcACCTTTAGCGGCCGCCTCACCGACGCCGGCTATTTCCGAACGCTCTTtgccgccggcttcctcctcgtctcccTCGGCATGCTCGCCACCTCCTTCTGCACCCAGTACTGGCagttcttcctcgcccaggGCATCTGCCTGGGCATCGGCAACGGGTGCCTGTTCTGCCCGGCgctgtcgacggcgtcgacctaCTTCGACAAGAGGAGGGGCCTGGCGCTGGGCTTCGTATCGATCGGCAGCTCGACGGGCGGCTTGATCTATCCAACCATGGTGAGGCAGCTGCTCCCGTCCATTGGGTTCGGGTGGACGATCCGCGCCATCGCGTTTGTGCAGATGGGCACGCTGATGATCGCTTTCGTGTTCCTGCGGCCGAGGGTGAAGCCGAGGAAGGCCGGGAGCATCGTTGAGTGGGCGGCGTTCAAAGAGTTGGAGTACACGTTCTACGCCATCGGATCTTTCTTG AATTACCTCGGCGTCTTTTTCGCCTTTTACTACCTTGCCTCCTACACCCGCGACATTATCGGGTTGAGCTACAACCCCTCTCTCAACCTCTTGctcgtcctcaacggcgtGGGCGTGCCAGGCCGCATCTTACCTGGCTACATCGCCGACCGCGTCGGCTCTATCAACACTCTTATTCCCATGTCTTTCATCTCCGGCTTGCTCATGTACTGCTGggtcgccgtctcctccacGTCGGGCCTCTACACGTGGACGCCCTTCTATGGCCTCGCCGCTAGCGCCATCCAAAGCTTGTTCCCCTCCGCCCTGAGCCAGCTGACGAGCGACCCGCGAAAGCAGGGGACGAGGATGGGTATGACATTTACCATTGTCAGCTTTGCCGTGTTGACGGGTCCGCCGATTGCCGGTGCTATCATTTCGGCCGATGGCGGCAGGTATGTCGGAGCGCAGGTCTACGCGGGGACGTGCTTGCTTGCCGGCATGTGTTTCTGGATTGCCGCAAGGGTGGTGAAGACGAGAAAGGCCGGTGGAGGGCTCTGGTTCAAAACGTGA